One window from the genome of Rhinolophus ferrumequinum isolate MPI-CBG mRhiFer1 chromosome 10, mRhiFer1_v1.p, whole genome shotgun sequence encodes:
- the AMER3 gene encoding APC membrane recruitment protein 3 has translation MELKRGKTFIKSSPHISHEKPPGPAATASAKEDVAPWSVSLGGQQPPHSERGPQVTPSTQGYNKCSNKGVQPEPEEGATALCGATFKLARKSKTHNNMPGTDRVAAAAGKLVGSVSFPGPSGSQHMIDYRHFVPQMPFVPAVAKSIPRKRISLKRPKKCFRNLFHIRRNKAENLASLATDGKSLSSPRSPSEAAGQLGKAFFPLGEGPGLDGLCQDLSDSELLPDSSFDLCRALCEDVASLKSFDSLTGCGEIFADESSVPSLELNEGVESPARASQALESKVRSSQDSAEQLVSPAQNEMSDFARFWDSVNQSVRQQQRALLGPWVGGPQGTHTAQPRLDSAGLAELPLCPCRDPPCGSKASSIDTGTPKSEQPESVSTSDEGYYDAFSPGLEEDRKEALSPGTPAASFPRDSYSGDALYELFYDPGEGPVGPDLDDDLCVSESLSGPALGAPLSMCSFHVGAEENLASAPGPDLLSQGFLQSSWKGKDCLLKLCDTELAVTMGVINWLRRGPELRAPPAPVPGEPTTSPRGLVEKLGAGSEQKCPGPGKLEGRGAQTSDAGGITVGSAPSRQELRVRSGTKGLLAGESEVLAGAKQGTSSLPKDPSLKSMQVSGEEGTRNCHEGLFSLVGSAASVMTDTFSKNKAPNPSAWPHAQEPRPPGNVECLQDPWRPSLRGSALDAESSLTSSVAQVAALPIHPDGQPHAAQPFRQDTGSRLCKQPQARGLDILQQKQPNSFSRVAAICGLPSLARPFHSPQDQRCPGLVLDLSRLRVESTRLDAQVCASVENQPPQLSSRAREQAALRDQLDL, from the coding sequence ATGGAGTTGAAGAGAGGAAAGACTTTCATCAAATCCAGCCCGCACATTTCCCATGAGAAACCCCCAGGGCCAGCAGCCACTGCCTCAGCCAAGGAGGATGTAGCCCCCTGGTCAGTCTCGCTGGGAGGGCAGCAGCCGCCCCACAGTGAGAGGGGCCCCCAAGTCACTCCCAGCACCCAAGGATATAACAAATGCTCCAATAAGGGGGTGCAGCCAGAGCCTGAGGAGGGTGCCACAGCCCTCTGTGGGGCCACCTTCAAACTAGCACGAAAGAGTAAGACCCACAACAACATGCCCGGGACTGACAGGGTGGCTGCAGCTGCAGGAAAACTGGTGGGCAGCGTGAGCTTTCCAGGGCCCTCTGGCAGCCAGCACATGATCGATTACCGCCACTTTGTGCCCCAGATGCCCTTCGTGCCCGCCGTGGCCAAGAGCATCCCAAGGAAGAGGATTTCCCTGAAAAGACCAAAGAAGTGCTTTCGGAACCTATTCCACATTCGCAGAAACAAAGCTGAGAACTTGGCTTCGCTGGCGACCGATGGGAAGAGCCTGTCCTCCCCCAGGAGCCCCTCAGAGGCTGCAGGGCAGCTGGGCAAAGCCTTTTTCCCTTTGGGCGAGGGACCAGGGCTGGACGGCTTGTGCCAGGACCTATCTGATAGCGAGCTCCTTCCCGACTCTTCCTTTGACCTCTGCAGGGCCCTGTGTGAGGACGTGGCCTCGCTCAAGAGCTTTGACTCACTCACAGGCTGTGGGGAGATTTTTGCAGATGAGAGCTCAGTGCCATCCTTGGAGCTGAATGAGGGCGTGGAGAGCCCAGCCCGGGCATCGCAGGCCCTTGAGAGCAAGGTTCGCTCCTCCCAGGACAGCGCAGAGCAGCTGGTGTCTCCTGCCCAGAATGAAATGTCTGACTTTGCCAGGTTCTGGGACAGTGTGAATCAGTCTGTGAGGCAACAGCAGCGCGCCCTACTGGGCCCATGGGTGGGGGGTCCTCAGGGAAcacacacagcccagcccaggctggATTCAGCTGGGCTTGCTGAGCTCCCTCTGTGCCCCTGCAGGGACCCTCCCTGCGGCTCCAAAGCCAGCTCCATAGACACAGGCACCCCCAAGAGTGAGCAGCCGGAGTCTGTGTCCACGAGTGATGAGGGCTACTATGATGCCTTCTCACCTGGCCTTgaggaggacaggaaggaggCCCTGAGCCCAGGCACCCCGGCAGCCTCCTTCCCTCGTGACAGCTATAGTGGAGATGCCCTCTATGAGCTTTTCTACGACCCTGGTGAGGGCCCTGTTGGCCCAGACCTGGATGATGATCTGTGCGTGTCTGAGAGTCTGTCAGGGCCAGCACTGGGGGCACCACTGTCCATGTGCAGTTTCCATGTGGGGGCAGAGGAGAACTTGGCTTCAGCACCAGGCCCTGACCTGCTCAGCCAGGGCTTCTTGCAGAGCTCCTGGAAAGGCAAGGACTGTTTGCTGAAGCTCTGTGACACGGAGCTTGCTGTCACCATGGGTGTTATCAACTGGCTCCGCCGAGGCCCTGAGCTCCGAGCCCCGCCCGCCCCAGTCCCTGGGGAGCCTACAACCTCACCCAGAGGACTGGTGGAGAAGCTGGGAGCTGGCTCTGAGCAGAAATGCCCTGGTCCAGGGAAGCTAGAGGGCAGGGGAGCCCAGACCTCAGATGCAGGTGGGATCACAGTGGGCTCAGCACCCAGCAGGCAGGAGTTGCGGGTGCGTTCAGGTACCAAGGGTCTGCTTGCTGGAGAGAGTGAGGTCCTAGCAGGGGCCAAGCAGGGGACCAGCTCTCTGCCCAAGGACCCATCTCTGAAGAGTATGCAGGTCTCTGGGGAAGAAGGGACACGAAACTGCCATGAAGGCTTGTTCTCCTTGGTGGGGTCTGCAGCCTCTGTGATGACAGACACTTTCAGCAAAAACAAGGCCCCAAACCCCTCTGCATGGCCTCACGCCCAGGAACCCAGGCCACCTGGAAACGTGGAGTGTCTCCAAGATCCCTGGAGACCAAGTCTTAGGGGGAGCGCCCTGGATGCAGAGTCCTCCCTGACTAGCTCTGTGGCCCAGGTTGCAGCCCTGCCAATCCACCCAGACGGCCAGCCCCACGCTGCACAGCCCTtcaggcaggacacaggcagcAGGCTCTGCAAGCAACCTCAGGCCAGGGGCCTTGATATTCTGCAGCAGAAACAGCCTAACAGCTTCTCTAGAGTGGCTGCCATCTGCGGCCTGCCCTCCTTGGCCAGGCCATTCCACAGCCCACAGGATCAGCGGTGCCCAGGCCTTGTCCTGGACCTGAGCCGGCTCAGGGTGGAGTCCACCAGGCTGGATGCCCAGGTCTGTGCCTCCGTAGAGAACCAGCCtccgcagctcagctcaagggccAGGGAGCAGGCGGCACTCAGGGATCAGCTGGACTTGTAG